In Schizosaccharomyces osmophilus chromosome 2, complete sequence, the following proteins share a genomic window:
- the pil2 gene encoding meiotic eisosome BAR domain protein Pil2, producing MNSASRSHTIHTLRGTPASHQRQVPRSTTRRSYKVPRVGTQVRSNHIGMFTPEMAKRLAVLVKMEKGLLRTYEVLADERKACANQLSYWGEDCDDDISDISDKIGVLLYQIGEQEDQMIDKHDQYRISLKSIRNIEANVQPARERKEKILNSIYDLRQRDSDSPKLISLEQELVREEAACLVAEAQLTNITRENFKLAMTINVGTLLEHSEKISVLCSYAKKILDLLDDTPITPGEPRPIYDGYEITKDYVLEAEREISNWQSPFVTPEPLTDIDGLPIQSHYQPEYQRNTIRYDGPEQKRYSHIQAADHGHTTGTTHNYTGRAYDRAPTEEFQPNVLQDTQYVDNFEVGEEDDLDVDSQTGQEPGSFAASQHPHALAA from the coding sequence ATGAACTCCGCCTCTCGTTCTCACACGATTCATACTCTTCGGGGTACACCTGCGTCTCACCAACGACAGGTTCCTCGTTCCACCACAAGAAGAAGTTATAAGGTTCCTCGTGTGGGTACTCAAGTACGCAGCAATCATATTGGTATGTTCACCCCTGAAATGGCCAAGCGCCTAGCTGTTCTTGTTAAAATGGAGAAAGGCCTACTTAGAACTTATGAAGTTCTTGCCGATGAGCGCAAAGCATGCGCGAACCAGTTGTCCTACTGGGGTGAGGATTGTGATGATGATATTAGCGACATCAGTGATAAGATTGGTGTCCTTCTTTACCAAATTGGTGAACAAGAAGACCAAATGATCGATAAGCATGATCAATATCGTATTTCTTTGAAGAGTATTCGTAACATTGAAGCTAATGTTCAACCTGCACgtgaaaggaaagaaaagattttgaattCCATCTATGATCTAAGACAACGTGACTCTGACTCTCCAAAACTTATTTCTTTGGAGCAAGAATTGGTTCGTGAAGAGGCTGCTTGCTTGGTTGCCGAAGCTCAGCTTACCAACATTACTCGTGAAAATTTCAAGCTTGCTATGACTATTAATGTCGGTACTCTTCTCGAGCATTCTGAAAAGATTTCTGTTCTTTGCAGTTACGCTAAGAAGATTTTGGATCTTCTTGATGACACTCCAATTACTCCTGGTGAGCCTCGACCCATCTATGATGGATACGAAATCACCAAAGATTATGTGTTAGAAGCCGAGAGGGAGATTTCGAACTGGCAATCTCCTTTCGTTACTCCTGAACCTTTGACCGACATTGATGGACTTCCAATCCAGAGCCATTACCAGCCAGAATACCAAAGAAACACTATTCGATACGATGGTCCAGAGCAGAAAAGGTATAGTCACATCCAAGCCGCTGATCATGGCCATACTACTGGAACAACTCACAATTACACCGGAAGAGCCTATGACCGTGCGCCGACTGAAGAATTCCAGCCTAATGTCCTTCAAGACACTCAATACGTTGACAATTTTGAGGTTGGCGAAGAAGATGATCTTGATGTTGATTCTCAGACTGGCCAAGAACCAGGTTCTTTTGCTGCTTCTCAGCACCCTCATGCCCTCGCAGCGTAA
- the vma11 gene encoding V-type ATPase V0 subunit c' (proteolipid subunit) yields the protein MASELCPIYSSFFGFAGVCASMVFSCLGAGYGTALAGRGIAAVGAFRPEIVMKSLIPVVMSGIIGVYGLVMSVLIAGDMSPDSDYSLFSGFIHLSAGLSVGLTGVAAGYAIGIVGDKGVQSFMRQDRIFVSMVLILIFAEVLGLYGLIVGLILQTKVSNVC from the exons ATGGCTAGCGAATTATG TCCTATatactcttctttttttggctttgcAG GTGTTTGTGCGTCAATGGTTTTTTCTTGCCTAGGAGCAGGCTACGGCACGGCTTTAGCCGGTAGAGGAATTGCAGCTGTAGGAGCGTTTCGACCTGAAATTGTTATGAAG TCTTTAATTCCCGTTGTAATGAGTGGTATTATCGGT GTATATGGTTTAGTAATGTCTGTCTTGATTGCTGGTGATATGTCCCCCGACAGCGACTATTCTCTCTTTAG TGGATTTATTCACCTCTCAGCCGGGTTGTCCGTCGGTCTTACTGGAGTTGCTGCCGGCTATGCCATTGGTATTGTTGGTGACAAAGGTGTGCAGAGTTTTATGAGACAGGACCGAATCTTCGTAAGCATggttttaattttaattttcgCAGAGGTTTTGGGGCTGTACGGCCTTATTGTTGGCTTAATCCTACAGACGAAGGTTTCCAACGTCTGCTAA
- a CDS encoding fructose-2, with product MEHIEGYIGLCVCFLGLPASGKTFSAGKLSRYFSWMSVKTEVYSSEKYLETEYESSDLVPPRHTLNQVDLIFNDLETFYKEDGHVTILDFNECHKELRQNIVNAAEKRKILVMFVEIVCTDHKFIEENITDICTNSPSYKHIPLESAKKKLREVIKSYRQDYAPLTEAEDCTFVRIIDFGNEVIIHNIENYWQSRIVYYLSNLRTKRRSIWLSRHGESEFNVQGRIGGNSGLSSQGEKYASLLPEYVSKFVVGSKGLTVWTSSMKRTIQTASHLDYQKLEWKALDELDAGIFDGFTYDYIEEKYPHEAQKRSYDKFHYRYRGGESYMDVVRRLEPIIMELERQGDVFIICHQAILRCIYGYYHNFSLEELPFLNVPLHTILKLTPTTFETLEERLSIPVSAVSTQRGK from the coding sequence ATGGAACATATTGAAGGCTATATAGGATTATGTGTTTGCTTCCTTGGCTTACCGGCTTCAGGAAAAACGTTTTCTGCTGGTAAACTTTCACGCTATTTCAGTTGGATGTCTGTGAAGACGGAGGTTTACAGTTCGGAAAAGTATTTAGAAACTGAGTACGAGAGCTCGGACTTAGTCCCTCCAAGACATACGCTAAATCAAGTggatttaatttttaatgatttggaaacattttACAAGGAGGATGGACATGTGACGATTCTGGACTTTAATGAATGCCATAAGGAGCTTCGCCAAAACATTGTCAATGCTGCTGAAAAGCGGAAGATTTTGGTTATGTTTGTTGAAATAGTATGTACAGACCACAAGTTTATAGAGGAGAATATCACCGATATTTGCACGAATTCCCCTTCCTACAAACATATACCTCTCGAAtctgcaaagaaaaagctacGGGAAGTAATCAAATCTTACCGACAGGATTACGCTCCTCTTACGGAAGCAGAAGATTGTACATTTGTCAGAATCATTGACTTTGGCAATGAAGTTATAATTCACAACATTGAGAATTACTGGCAGTCAAGgattgtttattatttatctAATCTTCGTACCAAACGTCGAAGCATTTGGTTGAGTAGACATGGCGAGAGTGAATTCAACGTTCAAGGTCGAATAGGCGGTAATTCGGGGCTAAGCTCCCAGGGTGAGAAGTACGCTTCTTTACTTCCCGAGTACGTTTCCAAGTTTGTTGTTGGGTCAAAGGGTTTAACTGTATGGACGTCTTCCATGAAGCGCACAATTCAAACCGCCAGCCATCTGGACTACCAAAAGCTGGAATGGAAGGCTTTGGATGAGCTAGATGCTGGTATTTTTGATGGCTTTACCTACGACTATATTGAAGAGAAGTACCCTCATGAAGCTCAAAAGCGAAGTTACGACAAGTTTCACTACCGCTATCGTGGTGGAGAGTCTTATATGGATGTCGTTCGAAGGCTGGAACCGATCATTATGGAATTAGAGCGACAAGGAGACGTTTTCATCATTTGTCATCAAGCTATCCTTCGTTGCATTTATGGTTATTATCACAATTTctctttggaagaattaccttttttgaACGTTCCCTTACACACGATCCTGAAGCTTACGCCCACTACATTTGAgactttggaagaaagatTATCTATACCAGTCTCCGCTGTTTCCACACAACgtggaaaataa
- the rad55 gene encoding DNA recombination mediator, RecA family ATPase Rad55/Rhp55, with translation MISSQHRLSTQPAIRAYEAFSAPGFSFNSKLLNEAFGGTGLKRGFVSEICGAPGMGKTSLSLVLTANALLSGTKVLWIETCHPIPLSRLRYMLQSQVPSSQEEDNFSTLDEYLQLLDVYYAPSLANLLVYLKTFDDDLKQDDIGLIIIDNLSMPIQLAFPTCPDDYAYLRQRRSTSSRKTSMESLGKENMDSGLEKEVASKELIDPFPSSQTNLNKRKRVVGDINSMLSRISAAYQIAILVTTQMTSKVVSGMGAKLIPFLSTNWLDKVSSRLVLYCRHPMENDKFDGNFESNISHQSLRYAYMAKQLPGTSIDSELLFYVTENGLMDCRSLPINSSQRRKRSLMETDL, from the exons ATGATATCTAGTCAAC ACCGTCTAAGTACGCAACCTGCAATTCGCGCGTACGAAGCGTTTTCCGCTCCTGGTTTTAGCTTTAATTCAAAGCTATTAAACGAAGCTTTCGGTGGCACTGGGTTGAAGCGAGGATTTGTGTCTGAAATATGCGGTGCTCCTGGCATGGGTAAAACGAGCCTTTCTTTAGTTCTCACCGCAAATGCACTGCTTTCAGGAACCAAAGTCCTTTGGATAGAGACGTGTCATCCTATCCCATTGTCCCGTTTGCGATATATGTTGCAAAGTCAAGTCCCATCGTCTCAGGAGGAAGACAATTTTAGTACGTTGGACGAGTACTTGCAACTCTTAGATGTTTATTATGCTCCTTCTTTGGCAAACTTGTTGGtatatttgaaaactttcGATGATGATTTGAAACAAGATGATATCGGTTTAATCATTATCGACAACTTGTCTATGCCTATTCAATTGGCCTTTCCTACGTGCCCAGATGACTATGCATATTTGAGGCAGCGTCGAAGTACCAGCTCACGGAAGACCTCAATGGAATCTTTGGGCAAGGAGAATATGGATTCCGgccttgaaaaagaagttgcTTCCAAAGAACTGATTGATCCCTTCCCCAGTTCCCAAACAAATCTCAACAAACGAAAACGTGTTGTTGGAGATATCAATTCTATGCTAAGTAGAATTTCGGCCGCATACCAAATAGCTATACTTGTCACTACCCAAATGACCTCGAAAGTGGTGTCCGGTATGGGTGCAAAACTTATCCCATTTTTAAGCACTAATTGGCTTGATAAGGTGTCTTCTCGCTTAGTTCTGTATTGTCGGCATCCTATGGAAAATGACAAGTTCGATGGCAATTTTGAATCGAATATCAGTCATCAGTCACTACGTTATGCTTACATGGCAAAACAATTGCCAGGCACCTCTATTGATTCTGAACTTTTATTCTATGTTACAGAGAATGGGTTAATGGATTGTCGGAGCTTACCAATAAACAGCTCGCAACGCAGGAAACGTAGCTTAATGGAGACAGACTTATGA
- the sac12 gene encoding inositol polyphosphate phosphatase encodes MNQDVRFLPEAIYVSSLKKTRCLRIDRSNGSLDLNQIEELLEIPPQFSNVQLYGIIRLKLFKYIILITKCEHNTTFLGNNIFRAKSFAILPIAKTISTPLEPQMVQDEEERYYLYLLKRHLYHGQILFSPSMDLTNSLQRSHNVSLGSHKRFTSNFRFFWNKYTNEELLSLAMNNPQYLGYVQPMIQGNISSTNLFVKTHHVQLHIITRHATDHSGTRYFSRGVDENGKVANFNETEQVLLIDSTLMPEERILLSYTQIRGSIPMFWAEINDLRYLPRLVVQPTTYSEAAFERHFEDLASDYQNEIVVVSLLDHKGREGVLQKNFKKICTESPKPVKYCEFDYHSQGSCNIPHLFAKLQDVLLKGSFYSEYGSRVVSEQQNLIRTNCMDCLDRTNVVQAETALLILNLQLQKVGILSNSETIEDFREFVQGFRNVWANTGDYVSHLYTCTPALKGDVTRTGKRTMKGMYEDFINCLKRYMYNNFCDGALQDSFDLGLGAFRPISSVSSSLMFHRISWAHCIPPAFSAVSILWLLLQGFMGTGSLLFELSLGTSGFLSLLYVILHRKSYINWPRLLPPKYASTGWFSIRHLVRSWFTKVFRFLRFGSFKKKV; translated from the coding sequence ATGAATCAGGATGTACGATTTCTTCCAGAGGCAATATATGTTagttctttaaaaaaaacccGGTGTCTTCGCATTGACAGATCAAATGGCTCCCTTGATTTAAATCAAATTGAGGAATTGCTTGAAATACCACCTCAGTTCAGCAACGTTCAGCTGTATGGGATCATTCGTCTTAAGTTGTTTAAATACATAATATTAATTACCAAATGTGAACATAATACTACATTCTTGGGGAACAACATCTTCCGTGCAAAAAGTTTTGCTATCCTTCCAATTGCGAAGACAATCTCAACTCCTTTAGAGCCACAAATGGTacaagatgaagaagagcgGTACTATTTATATCTTCTAAAGCGACATCTTTACCATGGACAGATCCTGTTTAGTCCTTCAATGGATTTGACCAACTCTTTACAGCGTTCTCATAACGTTTCTTTAGGTTCTCATAAAAGGTTTACATCAAACTTTCgctttttttggaataagTACACGAACGAAGAGTTGCTGTCTTTGGCAATGAACAATCCCCAGTATTTGGGGTACGTCCAGCCCATGATTCAGGGAAACATATCTTCTACCAATTTGTTTGTCAAAACACATCATGTTCAGCTGCATATCATTACTCGGCACGCAACAGATCATTCTGGAACAAGATACTTTTCTAGAGGAGTTGAcgaaaatggaaaagttGCAAACTTTAATGAGACAGAACAGGTTTTGTTGATTGATTCTACTCTGATGCCCGAAGAACGAATCCTTCTTTCGTATACTCAAATTAGAGGAAGCATACCAATGTTTTGGGCCGAAATTAATGACTTAAGATACTTACCTCGGCTGGTGGTACAACCTACTACATATAGTGAGGCAGCTTTTGAACGGCATTTCGAAGATTTAGCTTCCGATTACCAAAATGAGATCGTTGTAGTCAGTTTGTTAGATCATAAAGGTCGTGAAGGGGTACTACAGAagaattttaaaaagattTGCACCGAATCTCCCAAGCCAGTAAAATATTGTGAGTTCGATTATCATTCTCAGGGAAGTTGCAACATTCCTCATTTATTTGCTAAGTTGCAAGACGTTCTGTTAAAAGGAAGCTTTTACTCCGAGTATGGTTCTCGTGTTGTTTCCGAGCAGCAAAACCTGATACGCACAAATTGCATGGATTGCTTGGACCGTACAAACGTCGTGCAAGCAGAAACAGCGCTTTTAATCCTGAATCTgcaattacaaaaagtagGAATCTTAAGCAATTCTGAGACGATTGAAGATTTTCGGGAATTTGTTCAAGGGTTTCGAAATGTATGGGCCAACACAGGAGACTACGTTAGCCATTTGTACACGTGCACCCCGGCATTAAAAGGAGATGTAACTCGTACTGGGAAAAGAACGATGAAAGGTATGTATGAAGACTTCATTAATTGTTTAAAGCGATATATGTACAACAACTTCTGCGATGGTGCTCTTCAAGATAGCTTTGATCTGGGTCTGGGTGCCTTTCGACCGATTTCTTCAGTTTCTTCCTCTCTGATGTTTCATCGAATATCGTGGGCCCATTGTATTCCACCTGCTTTTTCCGCCGTATCTATCCTGTGGTTGCTTTTGCAAGGATTCATGGGTACTGGTTCTTTGCTATTTGAGTTGTCCTTGGGCACGTCaggttttctttctttactcTATGTAATACTTCATAGAAAAAGCTACATAAATTGGCCACGGTTATTACCTCCAAAATACGCTAGTACGGGATGGTTTTCGATTCGTCACTTGGTGAGATCTTGGTttacaaaagtttttcgttttcttcgGTTTGGTtctttcaagaaaaaggttTAG
- the spo3 gene encoding sporulation protein Spo3: MEKGELRKKRTVEVLPEISSENAIINDLEKFKRPPTPFNTRYPNADSKLSTVWDSGSSSSPSDNDFSRFRIKPNQKLPRPAHSLLQKPKRAYCSNDPHKKDINENKLTCKPASRKLTYPSSNLNRNRECPSMKDSSKYETELDDIDKLFPMSAGYNSSYSYADENERSFLITNFQTERKIPNENSPSPLTDDLSPLSSNESLLSACSEEPLTKEVDTEHRKAFSEKTKICTFLDDVDPSSVVDNLSDYSDCFDEFGIPLQTMPEDVVSRNNYSKLKSSSSFSPFLGHHQSRRFKPNEYRVNKEHLQNIEKNCTEVDPKDFFVALQFHNAKAIIALYIEWRLRYYETMMEKGKKSLEKLESMRSMPHNVLWLGNFGDPEVEKKLNQYDRRCISNSFMFSIIHGNDRRVKSDSTKQVNIPDLFRESFQSMTAAASISKAEVKSNRDLRNQYLIKKYIPKGDYDFLYAALYYAAYKQESGLKTVSILDILPQDELDDWWYVNLKITSFVTPKICFKYLDEVAKSSRYKLTHAEKKPSKVIKQPVFYNILANKPTKELFESHELITIAELISLDEPGLLNGEDGMQFYLHQFQNLCNEKRKDFRFSPDEVFEDAFRQRHMEGDHSAPLPRRGERLEKRNVYYSKYANHKIFMSKTLKRHGSIYEVVSDGLGRVFYGAVLDYANTRNNILVHLGLNPIALPSEEEIEEHENSLEHYHNGLSLNHSAEYIYEMCGTHSRATEHQTEVLKKSVFYSADEWKEQNLLKRMVSFRILEPTTNVTKFEYELLRTFYPDRLFLNHSKSGKTLTPAQYHMLDQWRRDLYLSSLPMVDEKSRLFPYWLKLSCSELFYANEHAAMNSQKPDDIDFDKYEPLPENSFMVAAEMRVLRNMRHRDVERIPFLDKSEVQALYQLLRKIKKYYTVDDMLCSMRMDDFTTLLQRYESLSCYRFLRPDYERLLYHGHYIYNFFMNNVVNMPPKIV; the protein is encoded by the coding sequence CTCTTCGTCCCCATCAGACAATGATTTTTCAAGGTTTAGAATCAAaccaaatcaaaaacttcCTCGTCCTGCCCATTCTTTGCTACAAAAGCCAAAACGCGCTTATTGTTCAAACGATCCCCACAAGAAAGatattaatgaaaataagCTTACGTGTAAACCTGCTTCCAGAAAGCTTACATATCCAAGCTCAAACCTGAATCGTAACCGTGAGTGTCCTTCTATGAAAGACtcttcaaaatatgaaaCCGAACTGGATGATATCGATAAGTTATTTCCTATGTCAGCTGGTTACAATTCAAGTTACTCCTATGCagatgaaaatgaacgatCCTTTCTTATTACAAACTTCcaaacagaaagaaaaataccAAACGAAAACTCCCCAAGCCCTCTCACAGATGATCTGAGTCCACTGTCATCAAATGAGTCTCTGCTATCAGCATGTTCTGAAGAGCCTTTGACCAAAGAAGTAGACACCGAACAtagaaaagctttttctgAGAAGACAAAGATATGCACTTTCTTGGATGATGTCGATCCTTCTAGTGTTGTCGACAACCTTAGTGACTATTCGGATTGCTTCGATGAATTTGGCATTCCCTTACAAACCATGCCTGAAGATGTAGTATCACGTAACAACTACTCGAAATTAAAGTCTTCCTCAAGCTTTTCCCCTTTTCTGGGACACCACCAATCTCGCAGATTTAAGCCGAATGAATATCGAGTCAACAAAGAGCACCTTCAAAATAtcgaaaaaaattgtacaGAAGTTGACccaaaagatttttttgttgcatTACAGTTTCATAATGCAAAAGCCATTATTGCTCTTTATATAGAATGGCGTCTAAGGTACTACGAAACAATGATggagaaaggaaaaaaatctttagaGAAGCTAGAATCCATGAGGAGCATGCCTCATAACGTCTTATGGTTGGGAAACTTTGGAGACCCTGAAGTTGAGAAAAAGTTGAATCAATATGATCGAAGGTGTATCTCGAATTCTTTTATGTTCAGCATTATCCACGGAAACGACCGCCGTGTAAAGTCTGATTCCACAAAACAAGTCAATATTCCCGATCTGTTTAGAGAGTCTTTCCAGAGTATGACAGCTGCCGCTTCAATTTCGAAAGCAGAGGTAAAATCCAATCGAGATTTAAGGAATCAGTATCTAATTAAGAAGTATATTCCGAAGGGAGATTATGACTTTCTATACGCAGCTCTCTACTACGCTGCTTATAAGCAAGAGTCTGGCTTGAAGACAGTATCCATTTTGGATATTCTACCTCAAGATGAATTGGACGATTGGTGGTATgttaatttaaaaataacatCGTTTGTTACGCCGAAAATATGTTTTAAGTACTTGGATGAAGTAGCCAAGTCTTCCCGGTACAAACTTACACATGCCGAAAAGAAGCCTTCCAAAGTTATTAAACAGCCAGTTTTTTATAACATCCTAGCAAATAAGCCGACAAAGGAGTTGTTTGAATCTCATGAGCTAATTACTATCGCGGAACTAATTTCCCTTGATGAACCTGGCTTGCTGAATGGAGAAGACGGAATGCAATTTTACTTACACCAGTTTCAAAACCTGTGTAacgaaaagagaaaagacTTTCGGTTTTCTCCTGATGAAGTATTTGAAGATGCCTTTCGTCAGAGACATATGGAAGGAGATCACTCTGCTCCATTACCTAGACGTGGTGAACGCTTAGAAAAGCGTAATGTCTACTACAGCAAATACGCAAAtcataaaatatttatgtCCAAAACTTTAAAGAGACATGGGTCTATATACGAAGTCGTTTCCGATGGACTAGGAAGAGTATTTTATGGTGCCGTTCTAGATTATGCTAATACTCGCAACAATATATTAGTTCATTTGGGACTCAATCCTATTGCATTACCGTCCGAGGAGGAAATTGAAGAGCATGAGAATTCTTTAGAGCATTATCACAATGGGCTCTCATTGAATCATTCTGCAGAATATATTTACGAAATGTGTGGGACGCATTCACGCGCTACTGAGCACCAGACAGAGGTATTAAAAAAGTCTGTCTTTTATTCAGCGGACGAATGGAAAGAACAGAATTTACTAAAGCGaatggtttcttttcgCATACTAGAACCAACTACAAATGTAACAAAGTTTGAGTACGAGTTATTGCGAACGTTTTACCCAGACCGGTTGTTTTTAAACCATAGCAAATCGGGGAAAACATTGACACCTGCGCAGTACCATATGCTGGATCAGTGGAGAAGAGACTTGTATTTATCAAGCCTACCTATggttgatgaaaaaagtcGTTTATTTCCTTACTGGCTGAAATTATCTTGTAGTGAACTGTTTTATGCGAACGAGCACGCGGCCATGAATAGCCAGAAACCTGATGATATTGACTTTGATAAATACGAACCTTTACcagaaaattcttttatgGTAGCAGCAGAAATGCGGGTGCTTCGAAATATGCGACACAGAGATGTAGAAAGAATTCCGTTTTTGGATAAGTCTGAAGTTCAAGCTTTGTACCAATTGCTAcgaaaaatcaagaaatATTATACTGTTGATGACATGTTGTGTTCAATGAGGATGGATGACTTTACCACTTTGCTTCAAAGGTATGAGAGCCTTTCTTGTTACAGATTTTTGCGTCCGGACTATGAAAGATTACTGTACCATGGTCATTACATTTAcaacttttttatgaataaCGTGGTCAACATGCCTCCCAAAATAGTATAA